One window from the genome of bacterium encodes:
- the rpsP gene encoding 30S ribosomal protein S16 produces MLMIRFQRIGRTNDPAFRIVVLEKARSPKAGSPLELVGTYNPKTKAVTLKEDRITYWISKGAQVSPSLHNLLLNKGVVTGKKINVLPKKTYTKPEEPVAEAVAAPAESAPEAPTEAEVAAEAEPAAEETPAAEEAAAPAA; encoded by the coding sequence ATGTTGATGATCCGTTTCCAGCGCATCGGCCGGACCAATGATCCGGCATTTCGCATTGTCGTCCTCGAAAAGGCGCGGAGCCCCAAGGCTGGAAGTCCTTTGGAGCTTGTCGGCACTTATAACCCGAAGACCAAGGCGGTTACCCTTAAGGAAGACCGCATTACGTATTGGATAAGCAAGGGCGCCCAGGTCTCGCCGTCGCTCCATAACCTCCTTCTTAATAAAGGCGTAGTTACGGGCAAAAAGATAAACGTGCTTCCGAAGAAAACCTATACGAAGCCGGAAGAGCCGGTAGCCGAAGCCGTCGCAGCTCCGGCAGAGTCTGCGCCGGAAGCGCCGACTGAAGCGGAAGTCGCCGCAGAAGCGGAGCCTGCTGCGGAGGAAACCCCGGCAGCCGAAGAGGCAGCCGCTCCCGCGGCCTAG
- a CDS encoding KH domain-containing protein, whose translation MENDQLFLETVVKALVDNPDAVVTTRGVDEMGVLLTLTVHPDDMGKIIGKDGNTAKALRTLLRVVGMKHNARANLKINEPVGGKREQEMKTVDQVVEEISL comes from the coding sequence ATGGAAAACGACCAGCTGTTTCTTGAGACCGTCGTCAAAGCTCTTGTCGACAACCCGGACGCCGTCGTCACGACGCGCGGCGTCGACGAGATGGGCGTCCTCCTCACCCTCACGGTGCATCCTGACGACATGGGCAAGATCATCGGCAAGGACGGGAATACCGCGAAGGCGCTTCGCACCCTCCTTCGCGTCGTCGGCATGAAGCACAATGCGCGCGCGAACCTGAAGATCAATGAACCGGTCGGCGGCAAGCGCGAGCAGGAGATGAAGACCGTCGACCAGGTGGTAGAGGAGATTTCGCTATAG
- a CDS encoding tRNA (guanosine(37)-N1)-methyltransferase TrmD — protein sequence MRFHLVTLFKEACEPYLSASILGRARKNKRIGVSYQNPRDFVDNRWGKVDERPYGGGPGMVMTALPVAKAVAKALGAKKSAAKTAEIIWFSPSGKPFTNKDADKLAKAGDVVLVCGRYEGIDERAFKILKTMGRVKVFSVGSATLTGGEVPALAIIDAVTRRIPGVLGKDESVEERRVASSEVYTRPESLQWKGKKYRVPKVLQSGHQAKIDEWRVKRGK from the coding sequence TTGCGCTTCCACCTCGTCACTCTTTTCAAAGAAGCTTGCGAGCCGTACCTTTCGGCGTCGATACTCGGGCGCGCGCGCAAAAACAAGCGTATCGGCGTTTCATATCAAAACCCGCGGGATTTCGTTGATAACCGATGGGGGAAAGTGGACGAGCGGCCGTACGGCGGCGGGCCCGGGATGGTTATGACCGCGCTCCCGGTCGCGAAAGCGGTCGCGAAAGCTCTGGGCGCCAAGAAGAGTGCTGCCAAAACAGCGGAGATAATCTGGTTTTCTCCCTCGGGCAAACCATTTACGAACAAGGACGCGGACAAACTCGCGAAAGCGGGCGACGTGGTCTTGGTGTGCGGCCGGTACGAAGGTATCGACGAGCGCGCCTTTAAGATTTTGAAAACGATGGGGAGGGTGAAAGTATTTTCCGTCGGCTCCGCAACGCTTACGGGAGGCGAGGTGCCAGCGCTCGCGATCATCGACGCCGTCACGAGGCGCATCCCGGGAGTCCTGGGGAAGGATGAGTCGGTCGAGGAACGCCGGGTTGCCTCAAGCGAGGTATACACGCGGCCAGAATCCTTGCAGTGGAAAGGAAAGAAATACCGCGTTCCGAAAGTGCTCCAGAGCGGGCATCAGGCGAAAATTGATGAGTGGAGGGTAAAGAGGGGAAAGTGA
- a CDS encoding DNA-directed RNA polymerase subunit beta → MAHTKAIVQKTFGAFRAPRVEFPDLVAHQRASFDWLMKNGLGELFKEFSPISDYSGKKFEMRFEGFEVGEPKEDEESARENMRTYEAPVKISVRLINKTFGSEKTQDIFLADIPMMTPHGSFIVSGVERAIIPQLARSFGAFFVSEQIRGKNYFGAKILPARGVWIEIDSEADGAIMVKIDRKRKFPVSHLLAVFGGGQKEELLRHFKGNDVALAAMQATLAHDQAATLEDAFVEIHRRMRDGDLATAQNAKDYVQALFKADRYDLHRVGRYRLNQRFGLPVDDKHLADHSLSLADLIRIVAEIARLNVTPDAVPDDIDHLGFRRVRFVGELLQARMRVGMSRMKRNIQDRMSTIETETSLPMQFVNPRPFQASVREFFTANQLSQFLEQQNVLAELEHMRTLSALGPGGLTRERAGFEVRDVHASHYGRLCPIQTPEGQNIGLILRMATHARTNEYGILETPYAKVKGGKVTEDISYLNALDEEQHVIAHGATPVDEKGRIVPETFEARKNGHPAVVSRDEVDYIDVSMYQMFSIATAMIPFVHNDDANRALMGSNMQKQATPCLIPEAPLVATGIEEHAARNTGRLVVAESAGTVSYADARRIVIEPSGAGKPKEYRLQGLTQTNQNSAFSQRPSVSTGDKVKKGDVLADASSTVQGQMALGQNVRVAFMSWSGANYEDAIIISERLVEDAKFTTVHIEDFECAVRDTKLGPEVTTHDIPNVGEMRLKNLDEEGVVRIGAEVRPGDILVGKVTPKGETQLTPEERLLRSIFGDKAKDVKDTSLRMDGGKRGRIIGVRVFSREKGDQLETGIIKKIVVTVAQVRNVSVGDKLAGRHGNKGVISRVLPVEDMPYDKDGNPVDLILTPLGIPSRMNLGQVLEMHLGLAANTLGYQAVVPPFAGATSDEIKDELEKAGFARSGKVKLYDGRTGESFAQDIAVGYMYVLKLHHMVEDKIHMRSIGPYSLITQQPLGGKAQNGGQRFGEMEVWALLGYGAAYTLREMLTIKSDDIQGRSAAFDAIVKGEAISHSGTPASFAVLTNQIRGLGLDVDLIEGESPRDI, encoded by the coding sequence ATGGCGCATACTAAGGCGATAGTGCAGAAGACGTTCGGCGCGTTCCGGGCTCCGCGCGTGGAATTTCCGGACCTGGTCGCGCACCAGCGGGCATCGTTTGACTGGCTCATGAAGAACGGGCTCGGGGAACTCTTCAAGGAGTTTTCCCCTATTTCAGACTACTCGGGCAAGAAGTTCGAGATGCGCTTCGAGGGCTTCGAAGTCGGCGAGCCGAAGGAGGACGAGGAGTCCGCGCGCGAGAACATGCGCACGTACGAAGCGCCGGTGAAGATATCGGTGCGCCTCATCAACAAGACCTTCGGTTCTGAGAAAACGCAGGACATTTTCCTCGCGGATATCCCGATGATGACCCCGCACGGGAGTTTTATCGTTTCCGGCGTCGAGCGCGCGATCATCCCCCAGCTCGCCCGCTCCTTCGGCGCGTTCTTCGTCTCCGAGCAGATCCGCGGCAAGAACTATTTCGGCGCGAAGATCCTTCCGGCGCGCGGCGTCTGGATCGAGATCGATTCCGAAGCCGACGGCGCGATCATGGTGAAGATCGACCGCAAGAGGAAGTTCCCCGTGAGCCACCTGCTTGCTGTCTTTGGCGGGGGGCAGAAGGAAGAGCTTCTCAGGCATTTCAAAGGCAATGATGTCGCGCTTGCTGCCATGCAGGCCACGCTCGCGCACGACCAGGCCGCAACGCTCGAAGACGCGTTCGTCGAAATACACCGCCGCATGCGCGACGGCGACCTCGCGACCGCGCAGAACGCCAAGGACTATGTCCAGGCGCTCTTCAAGGCCGACCGCTACGACCTCCACCGCGTGGGCCGCTACCGTCTCAACCAGCGCTTCGGCCTTCCGGTCGACGACAAGCATCTTGCGGACCATTCGCTTTCCCTTGCCGACCTTATCCGCATCGTCGCCGAGATCGCGCGTCTCAACGTCACTCCTGACGCGGTGCCTGACGACATCGACCACTTGGGCTTCCGCCGCGTGCGTTTCGTCGGCGAGCTTCTCCAGGCGCGCATGCGCGTCGGCATGAGCCGCATGAAGCGCAATATCCAGGACCGCATGTCGACGATCGAAACCGAGACGTCGCTCCCGATGCAGTTCGTGAACCCGCGGCCGTTCCAGGCTTCGGTCCGCGAGTTCTTCACGGCCAACCAGCTTTCGCAGTTCCTCGAGCAGCAGAACGTGCTTGCGGAGCTCGAGCACATGCGGACGCTCTCGGCGCTCGGCCCCGGCGGCCTCACGCGAGAGAGAGCGGGCTTCGAGGTCCGCGACGTGCACGCCTCCCACTACGGACGCCTCTGCCCGATACAGACGCCGGAAGGCCAGAACATCGGCCTTATCCTTCGCATGGCGACCCACGCCCGCACGAACGAGTACGGCATCCTCGAGACGCCGTACGCGAAAGTGAAGGGAGGGAAGGTGACCGAAGACATTTCGTATCTCAACGCGCTTGACGAAGAACAGCACGTGATCGCGCACGGCGCGACGCCGGTCGACGAGAAGGGGCGCATTGTCCCGGAGACGTTTGAAGCCCGCAAGAACGGGCACCCGGCCGTGGTGTCGCGCGACGAGGTCGACTATATCGACGTTTCCATGTACCAAATGTTTTCCATCGCGACCGCAATGATTCCGTTCGTCCATAACGACGACGCGAACCGGGCGCTCATGGGTTCGAACATGCAGAAGCAGGCGACGCCATGCCTCATTCCCGAGGCTCCGCTCGTCGCGACCGGCATCGAAGAGCACGCCGCCCGCAACACCGGCCGCCTTGTCGTCGCCGAGTCCGCAGGCACTGTCTCCTATGCCGACGCGCGCAGGATCGTTATCGAGCCGTCGGGAGCCGGAAAGCCCAAGGAGTACCGCCTCCAGGGCCTCACGCAGACCAACCAGAATTCCGCGTTCTCGCAGCGGCCGAGCGTGTCGACGGGAGACAAGGTAAAGAAAGGAGACGTTCTTGCGGATGCTTCCTCGACCGTACAAGGCCAAATGGCGCTCGGACAGAACGTCCGCGTGGCGTTCATGAGCTGGTCGGGAGCTAACTATGAAGACGCCATCATCATCTCGGAGCGCCTCGTCGAGGACGCAAAGTTCACGACCGTCCACATCGAGGACTTCGAATGCGCGGTGCGCGACACCAAGCTCGGCCCCGAAGTCACGACGCACGACATTCCGAACGTGGGCGAGATGCGCCTCAAGAACCTCGACGAGGAAGGAGTCGTGCGCATCGGCGCCGAAGTGCGCCCCGGCGACATTCTCGTCGGCAAGGTGACGCCCAAGGGCGAGACCCAGCTCACGCCCGAGGAGCGCCTCCTTCGTTCTATCTTCGGCGATAAGGCCAAGGACGTGAAGGACACGTCGCTTCGCATGGACGGCGGCAAGCGCGGCCGCATCATCGGCGTCCGGGTATTTTCCAGGGAAAAGGGCGACCAGCTTGAAACCGGCATCATAAAGAAAATCGTCGTCACGGTAGCCCAGGTGCGAAACGTATCGGTGGGCGACAAGCTCGCCGGTCGCCACGGAAACAAGGGCGTTATTTCCCGCGTGCTTCCGGTAGAAGACATGCCGTACGACAAGGACGGCAATCCGGTGGATCTCATTCTCACCCCTCTTGGTATTCCGTCCCGTATGAACCTCGGCCAGGTGCTCGAAATGCATCTCGGGCTTGCGGCGAACACGCTCGGATACCAGGCCGTCGTGCCTCCGTTCGCGGGCGCCACGTCCGACGAGATCAAGGACGAGCTCGAGAAGGCAGGCTTCGCAAGAAGCGGCAAAGTGAAGCTCTACGACGGACGCACCGGAGAGAGCTTCGCCCAGGACATCGCCGTCGGATACATGTACGTGCTGAAGCTCCATCACATGGTGGAGGACAAGATCCACATGCGCTCCATCGGCCCGTACAGCCTCATCACGCAGCAGCCGCTCGGAGGGAAGGCCCAGAACGGCGGGCAGCGCTTCGGGGAAATGGAAGTGTGGGCGCTTCTCGGTTACGGCGCCGCGTACACGCTCCGCGAGATGCTCACCATCAAGTCAGACGACATCCAGGGCCGCTCCGCCGCCTTCGACGCGATCGTCAAGGGCGAGGCGATCAGCCATTCGGGCACCCCGGCATCGTTCGCCGTCCTTACCAACCAGATCCGTGGCCTTGGGCTCGATGTTGATCTCATCGAGGGCGAGTCCCCGCGTGATATTTAA
- the rpoC gene encoding DNA-directed RNA polymerase subunit beta' — protein sequence MATFNPTSRKIAPRINWSAIRLSLASPERILSWSKGEITKPETINYRTQRSEKHGLFDEKIFGPEKDYECYCGKYKGIRYKGITCDKCGVEITRSIVRRERMGHIELCTPVAHIWFLRSVPSRMALLLGIPSADLEKVVYFAGYIVTKVAEDTKKRLVGELESEYKTKFKAADTDAARDALKEKMTLTKTEIDGIAVGRVLDEMEYHRYSVKYGTLFEAKIGAEAIYALLKAIDLEALKAKLEERYKSAGAAEREKLAKRISLIAGMIASGVRPEWMFLTKIPVIPPALRPMVALEGGRHATSDVNDLYRRVINRNNRLKKLLDIHAPEVILRNEKRILQEAVDALLDNSIRKGGASAGALTPAQRRPLKSLADYLKGKQGYFRQNLLGKRVDYSGRSVIVVGPDLELDECGLPKHMALELFRPFVIAGLLERELAFNIRGAGRLIEDGVPEVWEILEEKIRGKYVLLNRAPTLHRQGIQAFRPRLIEGDAIQLHPLVCHAFNADFDGDQMAVHVPLSEEAQWEAREVMSANKNILKPGNGEMTVLVGKPQDIILGVYWLTKNVAKAKGEGTYFQSPNAAILAYEYGAIDLRASVHILPVAGKEKYAGFEGKLFETTVGRLLFNTVLPSDYPYINDVITKKGLGAIIDDCAKRYGFDRIPGIVDKVKKFGFQYATEAGITWGIEDVSVSTGKEAVITAAREKVQKIESDYKDGLLSGDEKHRMVIEIWHGAKQEVENLVEKDLDPTGSVNDMIKSGARGTLGNLTQMVGMKGLIQSTDGETIEVPIISSMAEGLNPVEYFMSTHGSRKGLADTALGTARAGYLTRRLFDVAQDSIITEIDCGTKRGIAINRTSASGIKIDYAYAVRGRTLSADAVSKDGTVLFKKNHYLTAEDAKTINSADIETVSVRSAMSCETRFGICQKCYGMDLTTQEPVDLGEAVGTVAAQAIGEPGTQLTMRTFHQGGTASVGGDITSGLPRVEEVFEKRSPKNSAIVSKIDGLVTDIKEAGRERIIVVAPEAGQGKKDGSASEYLAVYPRQVLVKIGDQVKKGQILTDGSADLDELFEHAGRALVQEYIIAEASKIYELQGASVSRKHLEVIVKQMFSRVKVTDAGDGDYSVGDVLEDWEFAEAVKEAEDAGKMPPKAKEIVLGIKESALSRRSFLSAASFEQTTKVLINAALKGSVDNLKGLKENVILGRLIPSGTGFPGSQKAEHIKKLQASQSAPAPREIPGASIRVPSRTGS from the coding sequence ATGGCTACTTTCAACCCAACGTCCCGCAAGATCGCTCCCCGGATCAACTGGAGCGCGATACGCCTCTCGCTCGCGTCCCCCGAGCGCATTCTCTCGTGGTCCAAGGGAGAGATCACCAAGCCGGAGACCATCAACTACCGCACCCAGCGCTCGGAAAAGCACGGTCTCTTCGACGAGAAGATCTTCGGTCCCGAGAAGGACTACGAATGCTACTGCGGCAAGTACAAGGGCATCCGCTACAAGGGCATCACGTGCGACAAGTGCGGCGTCGAGATCACGCGTTCGATCGTGCGCCGCGAACGCATGGGCCACATCGAGCTCTGCACCCCGGTCGCGCACATCTGGTTCCTCCGCTCCGTGCCGTCGCGCATGGCGCTTCTTCTTGGCATCCCGTCAGCAGACCTCGAGAAGGTCGTCTATTTCGCGGGATACATCGTGACCAAGGTCGCGGAAGACACCAAGAAGCGGCTCGTCGGCGAGCTCGAGTCGGAATACAAGACCAAGTTCAAGGCGGCGGATACCGATGCCGCGCGCGACGCGCTTAAGGAGAAGATGACGCTTACGAAAACCGAGATCGACGGTATCGCCGTCGGCCGCGTCCTTGACGAAATGGAGTACCACCGCTACTCGGTGAAATACGGAACGCTTTTCGAGGCCAAGATCGGCGCGGAAGCCATCTACGCGCTTCTTAAAGCGATCGACCTTGAGGCGCTTAAGGCGAAGCTTGAGGAGCGCTATAAGTCCGCAGGGGCCGCCGAGCGCGAGAAGCTCGCGAAGCGCATTTCGCTCATCGCGGGCATGATCGCGTCGGGAGTCCGCCCGGAATGGATGTTCCTTACGAAAATCCCGGTCATCCCTCCGGCGCTCCGCCCGATGGTCGCGCTTGAGGGCGGCCGCCACGCGACCTCCGATGTGAACGACCTCTACCGCCGCGTTATCAACCGCAACAACCGCTTGAAGAAGCTCCTCGACATCCATGCGCCGGAAGTGATCCTCCGAAACGAAAAGCGCATCCTCCAGGAAGCGGTCGACGCGCTTCTCGACAACTCCATCCGCAAGGGCGGAGCGTCCGCAGGCGCGCTCACGCCCGCCCAGCGCCGCCCGCTCAAGTCTCTTGCCGATTATTTGAAGGGCAAGCAGGGCTATTTCCGCCAGAATCTTCTCGGCAAGCGCGTTGACTATTCGGGCCGTTCCGTGATCGTCGTTGGCCCTGACCTCGAGCTTGACGAGTGCGGACTCCCGAAGCACATGGCCCTCGAGCTTTTCCGCCCGTTCGTGATCGCCGGGCTTCTTGAGCGCGAACTCGCCTTCAACATCCGCGGCGCGGGACGCCTCATCGAGGACGGCGTGCCGGAAGTCTGGGAAATTCTCGAAGAGAAGATCCGCGGCAAGTACGTGCTTCTCAACCGTGCGCCGACGCTCCACCGCCAGGGTATCCAGGCGTTCCGCCCGAGACTCATCGAAGGCGACGCCATCCAGCTCCATCCGCTCGTCTGCCACGCGTTCAACGCGGACTTCGACGGCGACCAGATGGCGGTCCACGTGCCGCTCTCGGAAGAGGCGCAGTGGGAGGCGAGGGAAGTGATGAGCGCGAACAAGAACATCCTGAAGCCGGGCAACGGCGAGATGACCGTACTTGTCGGAAAACCTCAGGACATTATTCTCGGCGTCTATTGGCTCACGAAAAACGTGGCGAAGGCGAAAGGCGAAGGCACGTACTTCCAGTCCCCGAACGCCGCGATCCTCGCGTACGAGTACGGCGCGATTGATCTTCGCGCGAGCGTGCACATCCTTCCGGTCGCCGGAAAGGAGAAATACGCGGGCTTCGAAGGAAAACTGTTTGAGACGACCGTCGGACGCCTCCTCTTCAACACTGTGCTTCCGTCGGACTATCCCTATATCAACGACGTCATCACGAAGAAGGGCCTCGGCGCGATCATCGACGACTGCGCGAAACGCTACGGCTTCGACCGCATCCCGGGCATCGTCGACAAGGTGAAGAAATTCGGCTTCCAGTACGCGACCGAAGCGGGTATCACCTGGGGCATCGAGGACGTTTCCGTCTCGACCGGGAAGGAAGCGGTTATCACGGCCGCGCGCGAGAAGGTGCAGAAGATCGAGAGCGACTACAAGGACGGCCTTCTCTCGGGCGACGAGAAGCACCGGATGGTGATCGAGATCTGGCACGGCGCGAAGCAGGAAGTTGAGAACCTCGTCGAGAAGGACCTTGATCCGACGGGTTCCGTAAACGACATGATCAAGTCGGGAGCCCGCGGTACGCTCGGCAACCTCACCCAGATGGTCGGTATGAAGGGCCTCATCCAGTCGACCGACGGCGAGACGATCGAAGTGCCGATCATCTCGTCCATGGCCGAGGGCCTCAATCCGGTCGAGTACTTCATGAGCACACACGGCTCGAGAAAGGGTCTCGCCGACACGGCGCTCGGTACCGCGCGCGCGGGCTATCTCACGCGCCGCCTCTTTGACGTGGCGCAGGACTCGATCATCACCGAGATCGATTGCGGCACCAAGCGCGGCATCGCGATCAACCGCACGTCGGCATCCGGCATCAAGATCGACTACGCGTACGCGGTCCGGGGCCGCACGCTCTCGGCGGACGCGGTTTCCAAAGACGGCACCGTGCTCTTCAAGAAGAACCACTACCTCACCGCCGAAGACGCGAAGACGATCAACTCGGCGGATATCGAGACCGTCTCGGTGCGCTCGGCGATGAGCTGCGAGACGCGCTTTGGCATCTGCCAGAAGTGCTACGGCATGGATCTCACGACCCAGGAACCGGTCGACCTTGGCGAGGCGGTCGGCACCGTCGCCGCGCAGGCTATCGGCGAGCCGGGAACCCAGCTCACGATGCGTACCTTCCACCAGGGCGGGACGGCTTCCGTTGGCGGTGACATCACGTCGGGCCTTCCGCGCGTCGAGGAAGTCTTCGAGAAGCGCTCGCCGAAGAACTCGGCCATCGTCTCGAAGATCGACGGGCTCGTGACCGACATCAAGGAGGCGGGCCGCGAGCGCATCATCGTGGTCGCGCCGGAAGCGGGACAAGGGAAGAAGGACGGCTCGGCTTCGGAGTACCTCGCGGTCTATCCGCGCCAGGTGCTCGTCAAGATCGGCGACCAGGTGAAGAAGGGCCAGATCCTCACCGACGGCTCGGCGGACCTCGACGAACTCTTCGAGCACGCCGGACGCGCCCTCGTCCAGGAGTACATCATCGCGGAAGCGTCGAAAATCTACGAGCTCCAGGGCGCGAGCGTGTCGCGCAAGCACCTCGAGGTTATCGTGAAGCAGATGTTCTCGCGCGTGAAGGTCACGGATGCGGGCGACGGCGACTACTCCGTCGGCGACGTGCTCGAGGACTGGGAATTCGCGGAGGCCGTGAAGGAAGCGGAGGACGCGGGCAAGATGCCGCCCAAGGCAAAGGAGATCGTGCTTGGCATCAAGGAGTCGGCGCTTTCCCGCCGTTCCTTCCTCTCGGCGGCGTCGTTTGAGCAGACGACCAAAGTGCTCATTAACGCCGCGCTCAAGGGCAGCGTCGACAACCTGAAGGGCCTTAAGGAAAACGTGATTCTCGGGCGGCTCATTCCTTCGGGAACGGGCTTCCCGGGAAGCCAGAAGGCTGAGCACATCAAGAAGCTTCAGGCGTCGCAATCCGCTCCCGCTCCGCGCGAGATTCCGGGAGCAAGCATCCGCGTACCGTCGAGGACGGGTTCCTAG
- a CDS encoding type II toxin-antitoxin system RelE/ParE family toxin has protein sequence MEWSVDFTPDAERDLKSLPKAVRARVLARVVWLAANFDLIAPLPLRAEWRGYYKLRAGDYRAVYAADYGARVIRIEYIDHRSRVYKRRKPK, from the coding sequence ATGGAGTGGAGCGTCGATTTCACTCCGGACGCGGAGCGGGATTTGAAATCGCTTCCGAAAGCCGTCCGGGCCCGGGTATTGGCACGGGTCGTATGGCTTGCGGCCAACTTCGACCTGATCGCGCCGCTTCCGCTTCGCGCAGAGTGGCGCGGGTACTACAAGCTGCGGGCGGGCGATTACCGCGCGGTATACGCGGCCGATTATGGCGCCCGTGTTATCCGCATCGAGTATATCGACCACCGGAGCAGGGTCTACAAGCGCCGGAAGCCGAAATAG
- the dnaG gene encoding DNA primase, with product MATDTVQRVKAKLSIIDVVTPYVKLTRAGRHYRGLSPFNKEKTPSFFVSPDRGTYYCFSSNQGGDIFTFIEKMEGVDFKGALKILAEKAGVEIVYEGNSGADRSRSERLREAMAKASEFYMRGLSEGTPAYDYALSRGLSKETITGWQLGFAPPEWRMLLETLSGQGFTLDELKGAGLVKEADGKPGTYYDRFRNRLMFPIRDSAGRTAAFTGRSLDLNDQAKYLNSPETELYRKSEILFGMDRAKDAIRTRGFAILVEGQMDLLHAHQAGFTNSVALSGTALSPEHLALIRRYADNLMLALDGDRAGLAASAKSAVAALSAGLRVKAVRLPKGEDPADLISRDPKEFKQRVADAASIIEFFLSVLAEAEKDKHRLVMAAEKIVLPLLAAVRSPLEREHFVGIVARTLETTPEAVRAALPRQSVSVAARKSMTYAVGSPRQVLKDSQALQLRAAAACYAESLLAKRVKAEYERIAGIPLPGEAPDERAIFEIGQALGESPEEGAADDLIRAFELSIVREALAEATAALRKAEAAGDKDAADAAMKRSQELSVRLASLS from the coding sequence ATGGCGACCGATACCGTACAACGCGTCAAAGCGAAGCTCTCGATCATCGACGTCGTCACGCCGTACGTGAAGCTTACGAGAGCAGGGCGGCACTATCGGGGCCTCTCTCCCTTCAACAAGGAGAAGACGCCGTCGTTCTTCGTCTCTCCCGACCGCGGCACGTACTACTGCTTCTCGAGTAACCAGGGCGGCGACATCTTTACCTTCATCGAAAAGATGGAAGGCGTCGATTTCAAGGGCGCTCTCAAGATCCTCGCGGAGAAAGCGGGCGTCGAGATCGTCTACGAAGGGAATTCGGGCGCCGATCGCTCGCGTTCGGAGCGGCTTCGCGAAGCGATGGCAAAGGCATCGGAGTTCTATATGCGCGGGCTTTCCGAAGGAACACCCGCGTACGACTACGCGCTTTCGCGGGGGCTCTCCAAAGAAACGATTACGGGCTGGCAGCTCGGGTTCGCGCCTCCGGAATGGCGGATGCTCCTCGAAACGCTTTCGGGACAGGGCTTCACGCTCGACGAGCTCAAAGGCGCGGGGCTCGTCAAGGAGGCGGACGGAAAGCCCGGCACGTACTACGACCGCTTCCGCAACCGCCTCATGTTCCCGATACGCGACAGCGCGGGACGCACCGCCGCCTTCACGGGCCGATCGCTTGACCTAAACGACCAGGCGAAATACCTCAACAGTCCGGAGACCGAGCTGTACAGGAAATCGGAGATCCTCTTTGGCATGGACCGGGCGAAGGATGCGATACGCACGAGAGGGTTCGCGATACTCGTCGAGGGGCAGATGGATCTTCTCCATGCGCACCAGGCCGGATTCACCAATTCCGTCGCGCTCTCGGGCACCGCGCTCAGCCCCGAGCACCTCGCGCTCATCAGGCGCTATGCGGACAATCTGATGCTCGCCTTGGACGGCGACCGCGCGGGCCTCGCGGCAAGCGCCAAGAGCGCGGTCGCGGCGCTCTCGGCAGGCCTTCGGGTGAAGGCGGTACGGCTTCCGAAGGGAGAAGACCCGGCGGATCTCATCAGCCGCGATCCGAAGGAGTTCAAGCAGCGGGTCGCGGACGCCGCGAGCATCATCGAGTTCTTCCTCTCGGTGCTTGCGGAAGCGGAGAAAGACAAGCACCGGCTGGTGATGGCGGCTGAGAAGATCGTGCTTCCGCTTCTGGCGGCGGTCAGGAGTCCTCTCGAGCGCGAGCACTTCGTCGGCATCGTCGCGCGAACGCTTGAGACGACGCCGGAGGCGGTGCGCGCCGCGCTCCCGCGACAGAGCGTTTCGGTCGCCGCGCGAAAGTCGATGACCTATGCCGTCGGCTCTCCTCGGCAAGTACTTAAGGATTCCCAGGCGCTCCAGCTTCGCGCAGCCGCTGCGTGCTACGCCGAAAGCCTGCTCGCGAAGCGCGTGAAAGCGGAGTACGAGCGCATCGCGGGCATACCGCTCCCGGGCGAGGCGCCGGACGAGCGCGCGATCTTCGAGATAGGGCAGGCGCTTGGCGAATCTCCCGAAGAAGGCGCCGCCGACGATCTTATCAGGGCGTTCGAACTGAGCATCGTGCGCGAAGCGCTCGCCGAAGCGACCGCGGCGCTTCGCAAGGCGGAAGCCGCGGGCGATAAGGACGCCGCGGACGCCGCGATGAAGCGGTCGCAGGAATTAAGTGTGCGTTTGGCCTCGCTTTCCTGA